One Carassius gibelio isolate Cgi1373 ecotype wild population from Czech Republic chromosome A7, carGib1.2-hapl.c, whole genome shotgun sequence DNA window includes the following coding sequences:
- the LOC128017443 gene encoding fasciclin-2-like: protein MTKSMYNIHTVKVYINIKQYNYFLQAFYSAFNSLYVFILTVLPKTELTVDSKSPDFTGETANLKCVIESNHTDWRYKWYKDSAKLQSSDRYTVNTDTLTIRALTTSDEGQYTCRGQRDERPNSSQESEPINLSVNAQISFFIIPGFLLAACPYLLVTVVLLYKCSRARVKSPEAQRQSL, encoded by the exons ATGACAAAGTCTATGTATAATATTCATActgtaaaagtatatattaatataaaacaatataattattttcttcaagcattttattcagcatttaattcACTTTATGTTTTTATCTTAACAGTCTTACCCAAAACAGAACTGACTGTAGATTCAAAGAGTCCTGACTTCACTGGAGAGACGGCCAAtctgaagtgtgtgattgagtctAATCATACTGACTGGAGATATAAGTGGTATAAAGACAGTGCAAAGTTACAGTCGTCTgatcgttacactgtaaacacagacacactcactatCAGAGCATTAACTAcatctgatgagggtcagtacacgtgtagaggacagagagatGAAAGACCAAACTCATCACAGGAGAGTGAACCAATAAATCTGTCTGTtaatg CTCAGATTTCATTCTTCATCATCCCCGGTTTTCTTCTGGCAGCTTGTCCGTATCTGCTGGTGACAGTCGTGCTGCTTTACAAATGCTCCAGAGCGAGAG ttaAATCTCCTGAAGCCCAAAGGCAGTCGCTGTAA